The following proteins come from a genomic window of Daphnia carinata strain CSIRO-1 chromosome 8, CSIRO_AGI_Dcar_HiC_V3, whole genome shotgun sequence:
- the LOC130691035 gene encoding WD repeat-containing protein 18-like has translation MEVVVTSECSGQLWNTCIWEPLTGTTLRTFKGGISGSQSLCVVGGDYLIASIKDKPIIQVWALNRQDQITTKMIMPGIVQVLAISPCNNFCVGALSEQLLVWQLSTGKLVASLRRHYQNVSDVKFTADSSRFVSAGAEGLVLLWSLETVLHSKECEPDSTWSDHSLPVTGLHVTKSLIQPLAFSVSLDQTCKIRDLNTGRTLFNIQFGQPLRSVAVDHAEESCYVGSQEGKIYRIDLLDPPRGVEQMVDETASKKMFVGHEKAVTCLSVSMDGCHLLSGSDDESARVWDMASGQCVRILAHRGPLTNAFFAPRYKHLDTDKFHPRVIINTFEKKRHDGQLNADSDTNVQLLMRCPPLMESFDSERQSNSLLGKSEGQASSEVVQNELSHLKYVNRQLYAFAVDKILKNDTTCTTSDNKKRK, from the exons ATGGAGGTAGTAGTCACAAGCGAATGTTCAGGTCAATTATGGAACACATGTATTTGGGAACCATTGACTGGCACTACGTTACGGACATTTAAAGGTGGAATTTCGGGTTCTCAATCGCTCTGTGTAGTCGGTGGAGATTACTTGATTGCCTCCATAAAAGACAAACCCATTATACAG GTATGGGCGTTGAATAGGCAAGATCAGATCACAACTAAAATGATAATGCCTGGCATCGTTCAAGTTTTGGCAATTTCTCCGTGCAACAACTTTTGTGTGGGGGCCCTCAGTGAACAGTTGTTGGTCTGGCAATTGTCAACTGGAAAATTAGTGGCATCACTTAGACGTCACTATCAAAATGTGTCTGACGTGAAATTCACAGCAGACTCTTCACGGTTTGTAAGTGCTGGAGCTGAAGGCCTGGTTCTGCTCTGGAGTTTGGAGACGGTCTTACACTCCAAG GAATGCGAACCAGATTCGACATGGTCAGACCATTCTTTACCAGTGACTGGCCTCCATGTGACAAAATCGCTGATTCAACCTTTGGCGTTTTCAGTATCTCTCGATCAAACGTGCAAAATTCGAGATCTGAACACTGGCAGAACGTTATTCAACATACAATTCGGTCAG CCGTTGCGTTCGGTTGCGGTTGACCATGCCGAAGAAAGTTGTTACGTCGGTTCTCAGGAGGGAAAGATTTACAGAATAGATTTATTGGATCCTCCCCGTGGTGTTGAACAAATGGTGGACGAGACGGCGtcgaagaaaatgtttgtggGCCATGAGAAAGCTGTCACATGCCTGAGCGTATCAATGGACGGCTGTCATTTACTAAGcg gttcggATGACGAAAGCGCTCGTGTATGGGACATGGCCAGCGGGCAATGCGTCCGCATTCTGGCACACCGTGGACCATTAACGAATGCATTTTTCGCTCCACGATACAAACATTTGGATACAGACAAGTTTCATCCACGGGTCATCATCaacacatttgaaaagaaacgcCACGACGGCCAGTTGAATGCCGACAGCGATACAAACGTCCAATTGTTGATGCGCTGTCCACCTTTGATGGAATCGTTCGACTCTGAACGTCAGTCGAATTCCTTATTGGGCAAAAGCGAAGGCCAAGCGTCGAGTGAAGTGGTGCAAAACGAGCTGAGCCATTTGAAGTACGTCAATCGGCAATTGTACGCGTTTGCCGTCGACAAGATTCTCAAGAACGATACGACGTGTACGACAAGCGATAACAAGAAACGCAAATAA